The following proteins come from a genomic window of Corallococcus sp. NCRR:
- the gspC gene encoding type II secretion system protein GspC, producing the protein MELFFRKYFWSVNLLFILLVALLAARTVNLFIESSISPAPASEAPARVAQRTHAADSGLATIDAERLSRLTGVKLPEPEVAVKEPTAPEFDANAPPAKSGLRVKLLGTLVAANPDWSFASIQDMNTQRSQTYMIGNNLMGATVMEIERERVIINNNGRREFIDGQPGDGAVAAYTPPPATPAATPTNSLGNGIKSTGENEYEVPKAEIDKTLSNLNDVAMQARIVPAFKDGQAVGFKLFSIRPDSIYSKIGVQNGDVIRRINGFDMNSPEKALEIYSKLKDSSRIEIEIERNGAPIRKSYNVR; encoded by the coding sequence ATGGAACTCTTCTTTCGCAAGTACTTCTGGAGCGTGAACCTGTTGTTCATCCTGCTCGTCGCCCTTCTGGCGGCGCGCACGGTGAACCTGTTCATCGAATCCTCCATCTCCCCCGCGCCCGCGTCCGAGGCGCCCGCCCGCGTCGCGCAGCGCACTCACGCCGCGGACAGCGGCCTGGCCACCATCGACGCGGAGCGCCTGTCGCGCCTCACCGGCGTGAAGCTGCCGGAGCCGGAGGTCGCGGTGAAGGAGCCCACGGCGCCGGAGTTCGACGCCAACGCCCCGCCGGCCAAGAGCGGCCTGCGCGTGAAGCTCCTGGGCACGCTCGTCGCGGCCAACCCGGACTGGTCCTTCGCGTCCATCCAGGACATGAACACGCAGCGTTCGCAGACCTACATGATCGGCAACAACCTGATGGGCGCCACCGTCATGGAGATCGAACGCGAGCGCGTGATCATCAACAACAACGGCCGCCGCGAGTTCATCGACGGGCAGCCCGGTGACGGCGCCGTCGCCGCCTACACCCCGCCCCCCGCCACGCCCGCCGCCACGCCGACGAACAGCCTGGGCAACGGCATCAAGTCCACGGGTGAGAACGAGTACGAAGTCCCCAAGGCCGAGATCGACAAGACGTTGAGCAACCTCAACGACGTGGCGATGCAGGCGCGCATCGTGCCGGCCTTCAAGGACGGCCAGGCGGTGGGCTTCAAGCTGTTCTCCATCCGCCCGGACAGCATCTATTCGAAGATCGGCGTCCAGAACGGTGACGTCATCCGCCGCATCAACGGCTTCGACATGAACAGCCCCGAGAAGGCGCTGGAGATCTACTCGAAGCTGAAGGACTCCTCCCGCATCGAGATCGAGATCGAGCGCAACGGCGCGCCGATCCGCAAATCCTACAACGTCCGTTAA
- the gspD gene encoding type II secretion system secretin GspD, giving the protein MKTTLPSWMLCLCLALSVPAWAQRRPTQPANPAPAREAPGDRDRTITPQNGSAAPAENQGPRQTPTCEQARRNARYGIYFDKVDIEKLVQTVSDATCRTFILPENVRGKISIIGPENGRVEVDADSFYSAFLAALDANGLAVYPYGRFLKIVDKRSAKQNPIPTIVDEDTPYTTNEQMVTKLFKIKYVEVEPLRGVLQQLVSKDGDTIPYPPDTIIVNDVGSNIHRLERLIKQLDSRSSSDEMRIIQVQYATAQDVASTIQKLFEAKAGAGGRTGQRPGNFTQGQPGQPPPGSEGVSGTESGGAVTLSQIIPDERTNKLIVVASPAAFGRIEDLVREIDIPSGSGNKINVYPLENANSEELASTLQSLAQGTANRPQRGPIPAQPQGLPRAPAQAAELFSGEVKISADKGTNSLVIVASQADYKNIVQIIQQLDQPRRQVFVEAVIMEVNLDRNSEFGINFHQGFSLKTDDGAIPGILGTNYSGGSIPPSFSLANLASMGGFLAGIQGPVLPELKNLGIDIPAFGVVLNAMQQSSDVNVLSTPHLLTSDNEEAEITVGQNVPFQSGFTPSALGASLGGTGTNGGVNPSLLGSLGGLGSLYAPITRQNVELKLTVKPQINESDYIRLVITEQTEEIASTDPVLGPTTSKRSAKTTVIAKDMETVVIGGIMQDRTLESVSKVPVLGDIPLLGHLFRDTTRRKTKTNLLLFLTPYIIRGQEDFRRIFERKMKERQQFVEQFYGQVPGYDVAVDFSRKPGPLSRMNQSVIKEEQRVENGGSGTPNERVIRPNGAQAPASAPSPSPARPGGEAPAGQEGAAPSPEGDQAPRNFEAPPEGSERSVPAPQPEVIAPSPDADAERLRIQPGDGE; this is encoded by the coding sequence ATGAAGACGACGCTCCCGTCCTGGATGCTCTGCCTGTGCCTCGCGCTCTCCGTTCCCGCGTGGGCCCAGCGCCGTCCTACACAGCCCGCCAACCCGGCCCCTGCTCGCGAGGCTCCGGGTGACCGTGACCGGACCATCACCCCGCAGAACGGCAGCGCCGCGCCCGCCGAGAACCAGGGGCCCCGCCAGACGCCCACGTGCGAGCAGGCCCGTCGCAACGCGCGCTACGGCATCTACTTCGACAAGGTGGACATCGAGAAGCTCGTCCAGACCGTGTCGGACGCCACCTGCCGCACCTTCATCCTCCCGGAGAACGTGCGCGGGAAGATCTCCATCATCGGTCCGGAGAACGGCCGCGTGGAGGTGGACGCGGACTCGTTCTACTCCGCGTTCCTCGCCGCGCTCGACGCGAACGGCCTGGCCGTCTACCCGTACGGCCGCTTCCTGAAGATCGTCGACAAGCGCTCGGCGAAGCAGAACCCCATCCCGACCATCGTGGACGAGGACACCCCGTACACGACGAACGAGCAGATGGTCACCAAGCTGTTCAAGATCAAGTACGTGGAGGTGGAGCCGCTGCGCGGCGTCCTCCAGCAGCTCGTGTCCAAGGACGGCGACACCATCCCGTACCCGCCGGACACCATCATCGTCAACGACGTGGGCTCCAACATCCACCGCCTGGAGCGCCTCATCAAGCAGTTGGACAGCCGCTCCTCCAGCGACGAGATGCGCATCATCCAGGTGCAGTACGCCACCGCGCAGGACGTGGCCAGCACCATCCAGAAGCTCTTTGAAGCCAAGGCCGGCGCGGGCGGCCGCACGGGCCAGCGCCCCGGCAACTTCACGCAGGGCCAGCCCGGCCAGCCCCCTCCGGGCTCGGAGGGCGTCTCCGGCACGGAGTCCGGCGGCGCCGTGACGCTGTCGCAGATCATCCCGGACGAGCGCACCAACAAGCTCATCGTCGTGGCCAGCCCCGCCGCCTTCGGCCGCATCGAGGACCTGGTGCGGGAGATCGACATCCCGTCCGGCAGCGGCAACAAGATCAACGTCTACCCGCTGGAGAACGCCAACTCCGAGGAGCTGGCCAGCACGCTCCAGTCGCTCGCGCAGGGCACCGCCAACCGCCCCCAGCGCGGCCCCATCCCCGCCCAGCCGCAGGGCCTGCCGCGCGCGCCCGCCCAGGCCGCGGAGCTGTTCAGCGGCGAGGTGAAGATTTCGGCGGACAAGGGCACCAACTCGCTGGTCATCGTCGCCAGCCAGGCGGACTACAAGAACATCGTCCAGATCATCCAGCAGCTGGATCAGCCGCGCCGCCAGGTGTTCGTGGAGGCGGTGATCATGGAAGTGAACCTGGACCGCAACAGCGAGTTCGGCATCAACTTCCACCAGGGCTTCAGCCTCAAGACGGATGACGGCGCCATCCCCGGCATCCTCGGCACCAACTACTCCGGCGGCTCCATCCCGCCGTCCTTCTCGCTGGCGAACCTGGCCAGCATGGGCGGCTTCCTCGCCGGCATCCAGGGCCCCGTCCTGCCGGAGCTCAAGAACCTGGGCATCGACATCCCGGCCTTCGGCGTGGTGCTCAACGCCATGCAGCAGTCGTCCGACGTGAACGTGCTCTCCACGCCGCACCTGCTCACCAGCGACAACGAGGAGGCCGAGATCACGGTGGGCCAGAACGTGCCCTTCCAGTCTGGCTTCACCCCGTCCGCGCTGGGCGCGTCGCTCGGCGGCACCGGCACCAACGGCGGCGTCAACCCGTCGCTGCTGGGCTCGCTGGGCGGCCTGGGTTCGCTGTACGCGCCCATCACCCGCCAGAACGTGGAGCTCAAGCTCACCGTCAAGCCGCAGATCAACGAGAGCGACTACATCCGCCTGGTCATCACCGAGCAGACGGAGGAGATCGCCTCCACGGATCCCGTCCTGGGCCCCACCACGTCGAAGCGCAGCGCGAAGACGACGGTCATCGCCAAGGACATGGAGACCGTGGTGATTGGCGGCATCATGCAGGACCGCACGCTGGAGTCCGTCTCCAAGGTGCCGGTGCTGGGTGACATCCCCCTCCTGGGCCACCTGTTCCGCGACACCACGCGCCGCAAGACGAAGACGAACCTGCTGCTCTTCCTGACGCCCTACATCATCCGCGGCCAGGAGGACTTCCGCCGCATCTTCGAGCGCAAGATGAAGGAGCGGCAGCAGTTCGTGGAGCAGTTCTACGGCCAGGTCCCCGGCTACGACGTCGCGGTGGACTTCAGCCGCAAGCCCGGCCCCCTGTCGCGCATGAACCAGTCCGTCATCAAGGAAGAGCAGCGGGTGGAGAACGGCGGCAGCGGCACGCCCAACGAGCGGGTCATCCGCCCGAACGGCGCCCAGGCCCCCGCCAGCGCCCCCTCCCCGTCCCCCGCGCGGCCGGGCGGGGAAGCGCCTGCCGGGCAGGAAGGTGCCGCGCCCTCCCCCGAGGGCGACCAGGCGCCGCGAAATTTCGAGGCGCCTCCGGAGGGTTCGGAGAGATCAGTCCCCGCGCCACAGCCCGAGGTGATCGCGCCCAGCCCGGACGCGGACGCCGAGCGGCTGCGCATCCAGCCGGGAGACGGGGAGTAA
- the gspE gene encoding type II secretion system ATPase GspE, giving the protein MDLTADTTTSQGSTATPDVSGGRNDATQVVGHGLAYLCGRPLGEILRALVPGLTPEKIQEALAAQQEKGGRLGEILVGMKAVSEEDVARALGHQLDLPYLQRIFVEEVDAELVKRIPINFARQTQLLPISQEGDEVVLAVADPLDTTALDHARLLLGQGIQPRIALASTIVDAINSVYDRSVNEAEALVDEMETTEDLDSLAHELEEPKDLLDADDEAPVIRLVNSVLFRAAKERASDIHIEPMERELLVRFRIDGVLQEVIKPPKRYQNSIIARVKVMGQLNIAEKRLPQDGRIRIKLAGRDIDIRLSTTPTSFGERIVMRLLDKTATLLDLAEIGMSPQVLGNMESVIKRSHGIVLVTGPTGSGKTTTLYGALSKINTPDLNILTVEDPVEYQLKGIGQMAIAPKIGLTFAQGLRSFLRQDPDVIMVGEIRDKETAEIAIQASLTGHLVLSTVHTNDAAGAVTRLVDMGVQPFLVASSLTGILAQRLVRRVCPDCRQQYTPTDAELKELGFTLASFKAKYNTDRIYRAVGCPSCNRNGYRGRSGIYEFLFVDDDVRQLVLKNVDASTIKKSALAKGMTTLLDDGVRKIALGETTIAEVLSITQEDI; this is encoded by the coding sequence ATGGACCTGACCGCCGACACCACCACCTCTCAAGGCTCCACCGCGACGCCCGACGTGTCCGGCGGCCGCAACGACGCCACCCAGGTCGTGGGCCACGGGCTGGCGTACCTCTGTGGCCGGCCGCTCGGGGAGATCCTCCGCGCGCTCGTGCCCGGCCTCACCCCGGAGAAGATTCAGGAGGCGCTCGCCGCCCAGCAGGAGAAGGGCGGGCGCCTGGGTGAAATCCTGGTGGGCATGAAGGCGGTCAGCGAGGAGGACGTCGCTCGCGCCCTGGGCCACCAGCTGGACCTGCCCTACCTCCAGCGCATCTTCGTGGAGGAGGTGGACGCGGAGCTGGTCAAGCGCATCCCCATCAACTTCGCCCGCCAGACGCAGCTGCTCCCCATCTCCCAGGAGGGCGACGAGGTGGTGCTCGCGGTGGCGGATCCGCTGGACACGACCGCATTGGATCACGCGCGCCTGCTCCTGGGTCAGGGCATCCAGCCGCGCATCGCGCTCGCCTCCACCATCGTGGACGCCATCAACAGCGTGTACGACCGCTCCGTCAACGAGGCCGAGGCGCTCGTGGACGAGATGGAGACCACGGAGGACCTGGACTCGCTGGCCCATGAGCTGGAGGAGCCGAAGGACCTCCTGGACGCGGACGACGAAGCGCCCGTCATCCGGCTGGTGAACTCCGTGCTCTTCCGCGCCGCCAAGGAGCGCGCGAGCGATATCCACATCGAGCCCATGGAGCGCGAGCTCCTGGTGCGCTTCCGCATCGACGGTGTGCTCCAGGAGGTCATCAAGCCTCCCAAGCGCTACCAGAACTCCATCATCGCGCGCGTGAAGGTGATGGGGCAGCTCAACATCGCGGAGAAGCGCCTGCCGCAGGACGGCCGCATCCGCATCAAGCTCGCGGGCCGCGACATCGACATCCGTCTGTCCACCACGCCCACGTCCTTCGGCGAGCGCATCGTCATGCGTCTGTTGGACAAGACGGCGACGCTCCTGGACCTGGCGGAGATCGGCATGAGCCCGCAGGTGCTGGGCAACATGGAGTCCGTCATCAAGCGCTCGCACGGCATCGTCCTGGTGACGGGCCCCACGGGCTCCGGCAAGACGACCACGCTCTACGGCGCGCTCTCCAAGATCAACACGCCCGACCTCAACATCCTCACCGTCGAGGACCCGGTCGAGTACCAGCTCAAGGGCATTGGCCAGATGGCCATCGCCCCGAAGATCGGCCTCACGTTCGCGCAGGGCCTGCGCTCCTTCCTCCGCCAGGACCCCGACGTCATCATGGTCGGTGAGATCCGCGACAAGGAGACGGCGGAGATCGCCATCCAGGCGTCCCTCACGGGCCACCTGGTGCTCTCCACGGTGCACACCAACGACGCGGCCGGCGCCGTGACGCGACTCGTGGACATGGGCGTGCAGCCCTTCCTCGTGGCGTCGTCGCTGACGGGCATCCTCGCCCAGCGCCTCGTGCGCCGGGTGTGCCCGGACTGCCGGCAGCAGTACACGCCCACGGACGCGGAGCTGAAGGAGCTGGGCTTCACGCTCGCCAGCTTCAAGGCGAAGTACAACACCGACCGCATCTACCGCGCGGTGGGCTGCCCGTCCTGCAACCGCAACGGCTACCGCGGCCGCTCCGGCATCTACGAGTTCCTCTTCGTGGACGACGACGTGCGCCAGCTGGTGCTCAAGAACGTGGACGCGTCCACCATCAAGAAGTCCGCCCTGGCCAAGGGCATGACGACGCTCCTGGACGACGGCGTGCGGAAGATCGCCCTGGGTGAGACGACCATCGCCGAAGTGCTGAGCATCACGCAGGAGGACATCTAG
- the gspF gene encoding type II secretion system inner membrane protein GspF, with amino-acid sequence MPVFEYRGLDSQGRQKKGLLEADSPKTLRSKLRADGIFLTDVLGQAEGSRAGVSKGANANLLARDVDLRKLGRGRVSTEDVAILTRQLATLLGAGVTIVDSLNALVDQAEKERLKRALSDIKQRVNEGSSLADAFSQHPKIFPSIYINMVRAGEASGALDQVLLRLADFTENQAKLQQKIIGTMIYPIIMLAVGGGILVLLMVFVVPKVTKIFETMKATLPLNTRILIAASNLMQGWWFIIIPAFIAGVVLFMRWTKSPKGKPKWDRFTLKAPIFGSLVRLLAISRFARTLATLLKSGVPMLAALDIVKAVMTNSVLADAVENARESIREGESIANPLKRSGQFPPLVYHMVAIGEKSGQLEDMLLSVADSYETQVNVRIGALTSLLEPMLIVVMGVMIAFVALSILMPILQVNTAIH; translated from the coding sequence ATGCCCGTCTTCGAATACAGAGGCCTTGATTCCCAGGGCAGGCAGAAGAAGGGCCTGCTGGAGGCGGACTCGCCCAAGACGCTGCGCTCCAAGCTGCGCGCGGACGGCATCTTCCTCACGGACGTGCTGGGCCAGGCGGAGGGCAGCCGCGCGGGCGTCTCCAAGGGCGCCAACGCGAACCTGCTCGCGCGCGACGTGGACCTGCGCAAGCTGGGCCGCGGCCGCGTGTCCACGGAGGACGTCGCCATCCTCACCCGGCAGCTGGCCACGCTCCTGGGCGCGGGCGTCACCATCGTGGATTCGCTCAACGCACTGGTGGACCAGGCGGAGAAGGAGCGCCTCAAGCGCGCCCTGTCCGACATCAAGCAGCGCGTGAACGAGGGCTCGTCCCTGGCGGACGCGTTCAGCCAGCACCCGAAGATCTTCCCCAGCATCTACATCAACATGGTGCGCGCGGGTGAGGCCTCCGGCGCGCTGGATCAGGTGCTCCTGCGGCTGGCGGACTTCACGGAGAACCAGGCCAAGCTGCAGCAGAAGATCATCGGCACGATGATCTACCCCATCATCATGCTGGCGGTGGGCGGCGGCATCCTGGTGCTGCTGATGGTGTTCGTCGTCCCGAAGGTCACGAAGATCTTCGAGACGATGAAGGCCACCCTGCCGCTCAACACGCGCATCCTCATCGCCGCGTCCAACCTGATGCAGGGGTGGTGGTTCATCATCATCCCGGCCTTCATCGCCGGCGTGGTGCTCTTCATGCGCTGGACCAAGAGCCCCAAGGGCAAGCCCAAGTGGGACCGCTTCACGCTGAAGGCCCCCATCTTCGGCAGCCTCGTGCGCCTGCTGGCCATCTCGCGCTTCGCGCGCACGCTGGCCACGCTGCTCAAGAGCGGCGTGCCCATGCTGGCCGCGCTGGACATCGTCAAGGCGGTGATGACGAACTCGGTGCTCGCGGACGCGGTGGAGAACGCCCGCGAATCCATCCGCGAGGGCGAAAGCATCGCCAACCCGCTCAAGCGCTCCGGCCAGTTCCCGCCGCTCGTGTACCACATGGTCGCCATCGGTGAGAAATCAGGGCAGCTGGAGGACATGCTCCTGTCGGTGGCGGACTCCTATGAGACGCAGGTGAACGTGCGCATCGGCGCGCTCACCAGCCTCCTGGAGCCCATGCTCATCGTGGTGATGGGCGTGATGATTGCATTCGTCGCCCTCAGCATCCTGATGCCGATTCTGCAGGTGAACACGGCCATCCATTAG
- the gspG gene encoding type II secretion system major pseudopilin GspG encodes MHTTNAKKQQRRKNRGMTLIEIMVVITILGLIAAAVGVAVIPKLEEAKQDTARLDIRNIQSAMKLYYTKKGSYPDTATGLKALVDTNNLERMPMDPWGREYVYMNEGGKPVITSYGADGNPGGEGSDADISSKDQNAKP; translated from the coding sequence ATGCACACGACGAACGCGAAGAAGCAGCAGCGCCGCAAGAACCGCGGCATGACCCTCATCGAGATCATGGTGGTCATCACCATCCTCGGGCTCATCGCGGCGGCGGTGGGCGTGGCCGTCATTCCCAAGCTGGAAGAGGCCAAGCAGGACACGGCGCGCCTGGACATCCGCAACATCCAGAGCGCCATGAAGCTCTACTACACGAAGAAGGGCTCCTACCCGGACACCGCCACGGGCCTCAAGGCGCTGGTGGACACCAACAACCTGGAGCGCATGCCCATGGACCCCTGGGGCCGTGAGTACGTGTACATGAACGAGGGCGGCAAGCCGGTCATCACCAGCTACGGCGCCGACGGCAACCCGGGCGGCGAGGGCTCCGACGCCGACATCTCCTCCAAGGACCAGAACGCCAAGCCGTAA
- a CDS encoding type II secretion system protein GspG: MTPEHTSSPTSAREARAVPSGQARARSPRTGRLLLLGVFVVATLLAFTLVWVTEDNTLTPTQRQAREQIRRLEGFFKAYHRLMGSFPTQAEGFAPLIASKVLDSTPIDPWGHPYIYRMEGKTGAVLSLGSDGKPGGTGDAADIFSGGIVAQEVQP, encoded by the coding sequence ATGACTCCCGAGCACACTTCCTCACCGACGTCCGCGCGCGAGGCGCGCGCCGTTCCCAGCGGGCAGGCCCGCGCCCGTTCCCCGCGCACGGGCCGCCTGCTGCTGCTGGGCGTCTTCGTGGTCGCCACCCTGCTTGCGTTCACGCTGGTGTGGGTGACCGAGGACAACACCCTCACCCCGACACAGCGCCAGGCGCGCGAGCAGATCCGCCGGCTGGAGGGCTTCTTCAAGGCCTACCACCGGCTGATGGGCTCCTTCCCCACGCAGGCGGAGGGCTTCGCGCCGCTCATCGCCTCCAAGGTGCTGGACAGCACGCCTATCGACCCGTGGGGCCACCCGTACATCTACCGCATGGAGGGCAAGACGGGCGCCGTGCTGTCGCTGGGCTCCGACGGCAAGCCCGGCGGCACCGGCGACGCCGCGGACATCTTCTCAGGCGGCATCGTGGCACAGGAGGTGCAGCCTTGA
- a CDS encoding pilus assembly FimT family protein, with translation MSPAPARRRRAQRGLTLIEISIALAIAAVMFAAVTIGIGAITGAKAKGSATELAGVIRSLYDSAALSGRTCRLVFEIPDPKREEATKYHAECAAGGVTTSRDRDAALRDEARDRERARKEGNSGGDSRKNYTRSEGSQPSAQELMDEEKNRIESQSTFSAYTAEEISPKTLPAGVAVSVWTRQQREPVESGVAYLYFFPQGYTEKAMVFLRQGDNAWTLDVSPLTGKVFIASEALEVPRS, from the coding sequence ATGTCCCCTGCTCCCGCCCGCCGCCGTCGCGCCCAGCGCGGCCTCACGCTGATTGAAATCTCCATCGCGCTGGCCATCGCGGCGGTGATGTTCGCCGCGGTGACCATTGGCATCGGCGCCATCACCGGCGCGAAGGCGAAGGGCAGCGCCACGGAGCTCGCGGGCGTCATCCGCTCGCTCTACGACTCGGCGGCGCTCAGCGGCAGGACGTGCCGGCTGGTGTTCGAGATCCCCGACCCGAAGCGCGAGGAGGCCACGAAGTACCACGCCGAATGCGCCGCGGGCGGCGTCACCACCTCGCGCGACCGGGACGCGGCGCTGCGCGACGAAGCGCGCGACCGCGAGCGCGCCCGGAAGGAAGGCAACAGCGGTGGGGACTCGCGCAAGAACTACACGCGCTCGGAGGGCTCGCAGCCGTCCGCGCAGGAGCTGATGGACGAGGAGAAGAACCGCATCGAGTCCCAGTCCACCTTCTCCGCGTACACCGCGGAGGAGATCTCCCCCAAGACGCTCCCGGCGGGCGTGGCGGTGTCGGTGTGGACGCGGCAGCAGCGGGAGCCGGTGGAGAGCGGCGTGGCCTATCTCTACTTCTTCCCGCAGGGCTACACGGAGAAGGCCATGGTCTTCCTGCGCCAGGGTGACAACGCCTGGACGCTGGACGTGTCACCCCTGACGGGCAAGGTGTTCATCGCATCCGAGGCCCTGGAGGTGCCCCGCTCATGA
- a CDS encoding type IV pilus modification PilV family protein, which yields MTTPTRRRSGFTLLETMVAMAILSVALMAIFDLNSGAVANHVYTKRLTVASLLSRSKMTDLEQKLYDDGFEQDDDEQSGDFSDEGWPQFKWRARIIAPKTDGVTPDQLIGAIFNLPMGGGDSGDPLGGLAGLFGGGGGDSKGGTPPGGTTTASPLGASAMSMAQPMFTQMVDQLTKSVREVHLTVYWKEGTQVESVDVVTHVVSLGPGGDRNGGFTPNAGSTPGAENQWVNPRTGQVVDNPIPGPNGQMLDPNTREPLVNRKAQLDQLNRNMGGGNGNPGTNPRAPGGGIFGGRGGLPNLPSLPRGGSIR from the coding sequence ATGACGACCCCAACGCGCAGGCGCTCGGGCTTCACCCTGCTGGAGACGATGGTGGCCATGGCCATCCTCAGCGTCGCGCTGATGGCCATCTTCGACCTCAACTCCGGGGCGGTGGCGAACCACGTCTACACCAAGCGGCTCACCGTGGCGTCGCTCCTGTCCCGCTCGAAGATGACGGACCTGGAGCAGAAGCTCTACGACGACGGCTTCGAGCAGGACGACGATGAGCAGTCCGGCGACTTCTCCGACGAGGGCTGGCCCCAGTTCAAGTGGCGCGCCCGCATCATCGCGCCCAAGACGGACGGCGTGACGCCGGACCAGCTCATCGGCGCCATCTTCAACCTGCCCATGGGCGGCGGTGACTCCGGCGACCCGCTGGGCGGCCTGGCCGGCCTCTTTGGCGGCGGTGGCGGCGACAGCAAGGGCGGCACGCCCCCGGGCGGCACCACCACGGCCAGCCCCCTGGGCGCGTCCGCCATGAGCATGGCGCAGCCCATGTTCACGCAGATGGTGGACCAGCTCACCAAGTCCGTCCGCGAGGTGCACCTCACCGTGTACTGGAAGGAAGGCACCCAGGTGGAGAGCGTGGACGTGGTGACGCACGTCGTGTCCCTGGGGCCTGGCGGCGACCGCAACGGCGGCTTCACGCCCAACGCGGGCAGCACGCCGGGCGCGGAGAACCAGTGGGTGAACCCGCGCACGGGCCAAGTGGTGGACAACCCCATCCCCGGCCCCAACGGGCAGATGCTGGACCCGAACACGCGCGAGCCGCTGGTGAACCGGAAGGCCCAGCTTGATCAGCTCAACAGGAACATGGGCGGCGGCAACGGCAACCCCGGCACCAACCCGCGCGCGCCGGGCGGTGGCATCTTCGGCGGCCGCGGTGGCCTGCCCAACCTGCCGAGCCTGCCTCGCGGAGGGAGCATCCGATGA
- a CDS encoding type II secretion system protein GspJ: MKRRMRGFTLMEVMVAVGITALMGTVVALAFQTGINAKEVVEGEAERYRMVRVSLNRMAREVGSAFVSDRYDLRRFRDQNDRPTNFIGERDKLTFTTFAHQRLYTDVKESDQAVVEYFVENSSERGARQRQDLKRRVNPNVGDRMDRGGTTDVLFEGVKSVEFAYWDSDKKEWDDEWDTRRTEKKDILPSRVRITVIALDESGKEARYTTQARILLNTTLPRFN, from the coding sequence ATGAAGCGGCGCATGCGTGGCTTCACCCTCATGGAGGTCATGGTCGCGGTGGGCATCACCGCCCTCATGGGCACCGTCGTGGCCCTGGCCTTCCAGACGGGCATCAACGCCAAGGAGGTCGTGGAGGGCGAGGCGGAGCGCTACCGCATGGTGCGCGTGTCGCTCAACCGCATGGCGCGCGAGGTCGGCTCCGCGTTCGTGAGCGACCGCTATGATTTGCGCCGCTTCCGCGACCAGAACGACCGGCCCACCAACTTCATTGGCGAGCGCGACAAGCTGACCTTCACGACGTTCGCGCACCAGCGCCTGTACACGGACGTGAAGGAGTCCGACCAGGCGGTGGTGGAGTACTTCGTGGAGAACTCCTCCGAGCGCGGCGCCCGGCAGCGCCAGGACCTGAAGCGGCGGGTGAACCCCAACGTGGGGGACCGCATGGACCGGGGCGGCACCACGGACGTCCTCTTCGAGGGCGTCAAGAGCGTGGAGTTCGCCTACTGGGATTCGGACAAGAAGGAGTGGGACGACGAATGGGACACGCGGCGCACGGAGAAGAAGGACATCCTCCCCTCGCGCGTGCGCATCACCGTCATCGCCCTGGATGAGTCGGGCAAGGAGGCGCGCTACACCACGCAGGCGCGCATCCTGCTCAACACCACCCTGCCGAGGTTCAACTGA